A single genomic interval of Lacrimispora sphenoides JCM 1415 harbors:
- the hypE gene encoding hydrogenase expression/formation protein HypE: MKIDMSYGSGGKQTGNLINEVFLKHFNNKTINKLEDAAVLNIKGKIAYTTDSFVVTPLFFKGGNIGKLAVCGTVNDLSMMGAVPRFLTAGFIIEEGAELETIEQIAASMALAAKEAGVRIVAGDTKVVEGNGGIYINTSGIGEIRKGGISISNCKPKDAIILSGNLGEHHAAILSHRMGIENQIASDCAPLYSIVKNLLDENIQVHCMRDVTRGGLATVLNEAADQSSCKVEIWEEALPVSTQVRGFCDILGLDPLYMANEGKMIAVVPGSQAQKALQAVQNSKYGKNARIIGTVIEGRGVTMKTRLQGSRTIDVLYGEGLPRIC, from the coding sequence ATGAAAATTGATATGTCCTACGGCAGCGGAGGAAAGCAGACCGGCAATCTCATCAATGAGGTATTTCTTAAACACTTTAATAATAAAACTATAAATAAACTGGAAGATGCTGCAGTCTTAAATATAAAGGGGAAAATAGCCTATACCACGGACTCCTTTGTAGTCACGCCCCTGTTTTTTAAAGGTGGAAATATCGGTAAGCTAGCGGTATGCGGGACAGTGAATGACCTTTCCATGATGGGAGCTGTCCCCAGATTTCTGACTGCAGGGTTTATTATAGAAGAAGGTGCAGAGCTTGAGACCATCGAGCAGATTGCCGCTTCCATGGCCCTGGCAGCAAAAGAGGCAGGAGTTAGGATTGTAGCCGGTGATACAAAAGTGGTGGAAGGAAACGGTGGAATTTATATCAATACCTCCGGAATAGGAGAGATCCGAAAGGGAGGAATCAGCATCTCAAACTGCAAGCCAAAGGATGCCATTATTCTTTCCGGAAATCTGGGAGAGCATCACGCGGCCATTCTGTCTCACCGGATGGGGATTGAAAATCAGATCGCAAGTGATTGCGCTCCCCTCTACTCCATCGTAAAAAATCTTCTTGACGAAAATATCCAGGTCCATTGTATGAGAGATGTTACCAGGGGAGGGCTTGCTACGGTCCTTAATGAGGCAGCAGACCAGTCCTCCTGTAAAGTGGAGATATGGGAAGAAGCTCTTCCAGTCAGCACCCAGGTGAGAGGGTTCTGTGATATTCTTGGCCTGGACCCCCTCTACATGGCAAATGAGGGGAAAATGATAGCAGTTGTTCCAGGAAGCCAGGCGCAAAAGGCTTTACAGGCAGTTCAGAATAGCAAATATGGAAAAAATGCCAGAATTATCGGAACTGTTATAGAAGGCAGGGGCGTAACAATGAAAACCAGGCTTCAGGGAAGCAGAACCATTGATGTGTTATATGGAGAGGGCCTTCCCAGAATCTGCTAG